Part of the Cohnella candidum genome, TATGTGGATAGATGCGCGTCGGTATTGGCTTTTCCAACAGTCATCGGAGCCCTATTGTCTTTGTCGCGATATGCTTGCAAAACTCGCTGTCATGCTCCACGAAAAGGATGGTCGGAGCGTGCTCAAGAAGCAGTTCTTCGATCTGCATCCGGGAAATGATGTCGACGAAATTAAGCGGTTCGTCCCAAACGTGCAAATGAACCCGCTCGCAGAGGCTTTTCGCGATGAGCACTTTCTTCTTCTGGCCGCCGCTGAAAGAAGCGATGTCCTTCTCGAATTGCAATCGCGAAAAATCGAGCTTCCGTAAAATCGATTTGAACAAGCTCTCATCAATCCCGCTCATTCTCGCGAAATCGGACAAATCTCCCTGCAAATGCGAGGTGTCTTGTGAGACGTACGAAATTTTCAGCTGGCTACCGATTCGTAGCACGCCGGAGTAAGGAATATCCTCCCCGCAAATCAGTTTGAGCAAGCTGGATTTTCCCGAACCGTTCGGGCCGGTCAGCGCTATGCGGTCCCCTTGTTCGATCGTAAAGCTGACGTCGCGGCAAGCGGTCTTCCCGCCGTAATGAATCGAAACGCGGTCAAGCTCGACGAGTTGGTGCTTGTGATACGCCAGTTGCGAAATTTTCAGGCTCTCCGAGCTTTCGACGTTTTTAAGAAGCTGGGATTTTTCTTCGATCGCGGATTGCTGCCTATGCTCAAGCGACTTGGACCTCTTCATCATCTTGGCGGCTTTGTGGCCAATGTAACCTTTATCCACCTTAGAGCCGGAGTTGCGGGTGCCATTCTTGGTTTTTTCCACTTCGTGCGACCAGTTACTCGTCCGGTTGGCCGCTTCGGAGAGACGCTTGATGTCCTTCTTCAGCTTATCGTTCTCGGCGAGTTCGAAATGGTCCTGCCGTTGTTTGTTCTCCCACCAATCGGAAAAATTCCCCTTTTGGACTTCGATATTGGTTTTGTTGATCGCAAGAACGTGGTCCACGCAGTTGTCGAGGAACGCCCGGTCGTGCGACACCAAAATAAACCCGCTCTTCCCGTTCAGATAATCGCTGACCAGCTTTCGCGCATGCAGGTCCAGATGATTAGTCGGCTCGTCGATGAGCAGAAAGCTGTTTTCCTTCAAAAACAAGGCGGCCAGCAGTACCTTCGTTTGTTCCCCATTGGACAGGGTTTCGAACGGCCGGTACAGCACGTCGTCCGACACTTTCAAAAGCGAAAGCTCACGCAATAACTGCCATTGCTCATAGTCCGGACAAATTTCCTCGACGATATCAATCGTATTGTACTCTTTGTGTTCAACGTGGAAGGGGAAATAATCGAAACTGACGTTTGCCGATATCGTTCCGCTGTATTCGTATTTGCCGAGCAAGAGATGGAGAAACGTGGTTTTGCCTCGGCCGTTTCTTCCCGTAAAGCCTAATTTCCAGTTCGTATCCATTTGAAAACTGACGTTCTCGAAAATGTTGTCGTAGCTGCCGTCATAGGCAAACGACAGGTTCGATACCTTGATCATGGACATGCCGGTAACCTCCTTAGCCGTAATAAAAAGAGCTGCAGGAAAGTTACCTTTCCTACAGCTCAAAAAAATACGGCCATTTCAGCCCGGACGAGGGCATGAAAAAGATATATCTTCGAGAGTGAAAAGAATAAGGTAACTTTCTTGCCGATCAAGAATAAAACAATCCCTGCTTTATTCTTTAGACGCGGGCAAGAAATATCACATTATCCTCTTCATCTCCGTTCGTTAAAATTAGGGACAGTTTAACATAGCCTTTTCCCTTTTTGCAACGTCGGATCCTGCTTACTTCTCTTCGGACACGAACCGGCTCCAAACCTTTCTAAACTCCTCAGGCTTCTCGACATGCAGGGAATGCCCCGCATCCTCGATGACGACTTCTTCATAGCTGCCGCCGCCCGCCTGATATCGGTCCAAAACGAGTCTCATTTGCGAAACCATCGGCTGCGGCGGATACACGTCCGCACCCGGCCAACCCGGTACATAGCCTAACTGGCCCAAGTACCCGAAATCCAGGAAGGACGTATCGGAAACGATGGCGTCATGGGATCCCCGGATCCAAAGAACAGGCGGTTTCTCCTCGATGGAAGAGAATGAAGAGAGATTGACGTATTTGGGAGAGATCGCATTGTTGATGCCGTCCGATCCGGGCGCAACGCCCGGCCAATTCGCCGAGGCTTCGAACGCTCCCGGATACAGTCCGGGTCCGACGCGGGTCGTCAGCATCGACGTGACGTATTCTTCTTCTTTCTCTGCCCGGAACGGCGGTTTCACATAAAACTGGTTCAGGACGTTGCGCGGACTGTTCGGATCTTCATCCGTCCGATCTCCGTTCCTGAGCCGTTCCGCGAAAACCGGATTCGCCGTTCCCCCTCCGGAGCCTGCGAAGTCGGCATGACAAGGGGTTCCTTCCACATCCTTCGTTCCGCCGAATCCGAACGGCGACATCGGATTCAGCAACGTGAGCGAAGCCGCCGTTCCCGGCCGATCGATGAGTAGCTGCATCAAAACGCTTGCTCCCATGGACCAACCGACCAGATGGATCGCTCTGTCGATCCGCAAAGTCTGAAGGAAAGAGGCCAAATCCTCCGACCAATCACGCAGTCCGCGAGTCGCATCGATCGGTTCGGCCTGCGTCTCCCCATAACCGCGCAAGTCGGGAGCCAGTACCCAGTAGCGATCGGACAGGAATTCCATCGTGTCTGGCCAGAACAGACTGGAAGAGACGTTGCCGTGCAGGAGCAGGACCGGTTCAAACTCCGGGTTTCCGGCCTCCAGATAAGAAATCCGCAGCCTGTCCGTTTGTACCTCTTTACGAGAAATGGTGTTCATTCACTCGCACCTCCACTGGTTTTATCAATCCTCAAGACCCAATCGTTTTTTGAGTTCCCGAACGACGTCGAGTCCCGCTCCCCGGCTGGAGAATAAATTTTTCGCATAGCTGACGGCAAGCCGCCGGTCCGGATCTCCGAACGCGATCGATCCGCCATAACCGGCGTGGCCGAAAGTGGTCATTCTCGGTCCCATCATCGGATTCGTCGGACCCAGTTGGTAGCCCAAGCCTCTATACTGATCTTCTTGCATTGGGGTGATATGCCTGGCCGTTGCCGTACGCATTCGGGTCTGCGGCAAAAGTTCCACTCCCTCTGCGCCTCCGGGAAGCAGGCAAGCGTAATGTTTTGCCGCCGCCTTAGCCGTCATGATGCCGTTGCTCGCCGGAATGCAGGCGTATCTCGCCTCGCGCCCGTTCATCCATTCCGCGAGCGGGCAGATCCAAGCCGGTATCGATTGAAGTCCCGTCGCGGGGAACATCTCCTGATCGAACTCTGGCTCCTCCAGCCAGGCGACACGCGGCTCGGCCTCTTCGGAGATGCCGACGTACAGGTCGGAAATGCCGAGCGGGTCCATAATCTCTTCTTTCAGAACTTGCTGAAAGGAGCGCCCGTCCAATCGTTGAATCATCTCTCCGACGATCCAGCTGAACGTGATGGCGTGATACTCCATATGTTCGCCGGGCGGCCATTGGGGAGTGAGACCTGCGATCTCGTCCCGCATCCGGTTCCAATCCGCGACTTCCGCTCTGCCGATTCCTTCCGGCATATGCGGAATCCCTGCCGTATGGGCCAGCGCGTGGCGAATCGTGGTCGCTTCTTTCCTATGAGCGCCATACTCCGGCCAGAGCTCGACGATCGGCATGTCATAGTCGAGAGAATGCCGTTCTGCAAGCACGTGAAGCATCGTTGCCGCGATGCCTTTGGTCACGGAAAATACGGGAAACAGCGTCTGATCGTCCACGAGCTTTCCCGTTCTGGAATCCGCGACGCCCGCCCATGCGTCCACGATCAACTCGCCTTCATAATAGGCGGCCAGCTGAACGCCGAGTTCCCGTCCTTCCTCGACCATCTGCTCCAAAAACCGCTGCATGTGCCTCTGAATATCGCCCATCCGGTTTCCCCCTCCGGCACGCCATCTTGAATGGATCGCTAGCGTTAGTCCCGTTCGACTAGGAGGGCGACACCTTGGCCCCCGCCGACGCACAGCGCCGCGATTCCCCGTTTCGCCTCCCGCTTCTCCATCTCATATAGCAGCGAAACGACGATCCGGGCGCCGCTCGCGCCGATCGGATGCCCAAGCGCGATCGCGCCTCCGTTCACATTGATCTTCTCCGGCGGAATGCCCAGCTCCTGCCTCACGGCAATCGATTGGGAGGCGAAAGCTTCGTTCAGCTCGAACAAATCGATGTCGTCCAGAGAGACGCCGGTACGCCGCCGCAAGCGGCGAATCGCCTCAACGGGTCCGAGCCCCATTAAGGACGGATCCAGGGCACTGACGGCATATCCGCGAATCCGCGCCAAGGGTTGAAGTCCCCGCCCGGCTGCCGCCTCTGCCGACATCACGATCATGGCGGCCGCACCGTCATTGATGCCCGAGGCGTTGCCGGCCGTCACGATGCCGCCCTCTTTAAAGGCGGGCCGCAAGGCGGCGAGCCTCTCGACCGTCGTTCCCGGCCGCGGATATTCGTCCTGGTCGAACCGAACGGCCTCGCCCTTCTTCTGCGGGATGAACATCGGAACGATCTCCGCCTCGAATCGCTTGTTCGCCATCGCTTGTTCCGCTTTGCATTGGCTTTCCGCCGCGAACGCGTCGAGCTCCGCTCGGGTCAGGCCGTAACGTTCGGCGACGTTCTCGGCCGTGACCCCCATATGAACGTCGGTCAACGCACACCATAATCCGTCCCGGATCATCGTATCCGTCAGCTGACCGTCCCCCATCCGCAATCCGGAACGGACGCCTTCCACCAAATAGGGAGCCCGGCTCATGCTTTCCATCCCGCCCGCGACGACCGCGTCCGCATCTCCGAGCAGAACGGATTGCGCCGCGAGAATGACTGCCTGAAGCCCCGAACCGCATACTCGATTCACGGTCAGGGCCGGCACTTCATGAGGCAGTCCGCCCTTCAGCCAGGCCTGGCGGGCGGGATTTTGCCCGAGCCCCGCCTGAAGAACGTTTCCCATGATGACTTCGTCGATCTCTTCGGCCTTCAGGAATGCCCTTCGCAGCGCTTCTTGGATGACGATGCTGCCCAGTTCGGTCGCCGGCAACCCGGACAACGCTCCTTGGAAATTGCCGATCGCCGTTCTCACGGCGCCAACGATCACCGCTTCTTTGTTCATTGGGCCTCACGCAATCCGAAAGTGCCGACGTCCGGAACGGAGGGATCAACGAAGAACGATGCCTCGGTACACTTGCGGACTTCGTCCAGGGATACGCCGGGCTGCAATTCGACCAATGTCATGCCGTCCTCCGCAAAATCAAATACGGCTAAATCCGTGATCAGACGGTGTACGACCCGGCGGCCGGTAAGCGGCAGCGAGCAGCGTTGCTTCACTTTCGACTCGCCGTGCTTGTTGACATGCTCCATGATGACGACGACTCGCTTGGCACCGTTCACCAAATCCATCGCGCCGCCCATGCCTTTGACCATTTTGCCGGGAATCATCCAGTTCGCGAGATCGCCCTCCTCGGAAACCTCCATCCCTCCCAGAATGGCCAGATCGATATGTCCGCCGCGGATCATGGCGAACGACTCGGCGCTGTCGAAATATACGGCGCCGCGGGCCGCGGTGACCGTCTCCTTGCCGGCATTGATGAGATCCACATCTTCCTCGCCATCCGTCGGATATGGACCGATCCCAAGCAAGCCGTTTTCCGATTGGAGCATGACTTCCACGTCCGCTGGAATATGGTCTGCAAGCGATGTCGGCATGCCGATGCCCAGGTTGACGTACATGCCGCTGCGAATTTCCTTGACCGCGCGCTCTATGATTCGGGTACGTGAATCGCTCATCCTAAACCTCCTGCCGCCGGGCGAACCGTTCGCCGCTCGATCCTTTTGTCGTAAGCCCCGCCTTGGATAACTCTCTGAACGTAGATGCCGGGCGTATGAATCGAATCCGGATCCAGCTCGCCCGGCTCCACTACTTCCTCCGCTTCCGCGATCGTGATCCGGCCGGCGGCCGCCGCCAACGGATTGAAGTTCCTCGACGTTTTCCGGAACACCAGGTTGCCGAACCGATCCGCCTTCCACGCTTTGACAAGCGCGAAATCGCCGATGATCGCCTTTTCCAGCAAGTAGTTCTTCCCGTCGAACTGCCGGACTTCCTTGCCTTCGGCCACGGTCGTTCCGACGCCTGCCGCCGTATAAAAACCCGGGACCCCCGCTCCCCCGGCCCGTAAACGCTCCGCGAGCGTTCCTTGCGGCACGAGCTCCACCTCAAGTTCTCCGCTCAGATACTGTTGCTCGAAATTTTTGTTCTCGCCGACGTACGAAGAGACCATTTTCCGAATCTGCTTGCTCGCGAGCAGCAATCCGAGGCCCCAATCATCCACGCCGCAATTGTTGCTCACGACGGTCAGACCGCGGGTTCCCCGCTCCCGAAGCGCCGCGATCAGGTGCTGCGGAATGCCGCACAAGCCGAAACCTCCCACGATCAGAGTCGCGCCGTCCGGGATATCCGCGATCGCTTCCTGCATCGAATCGACCATTTTATTCAAACGAGTCCACCCCCCTTTCGTATCCTCATTGCGCGGTATACCCTCCGTCTATCAACAAGGAAGAACCGGTAACGCCCTTGAGCTTATCGCTCGCGATCAATGCGGCATAGTCCGCGATTTCGCTCGCGTCCAGCAGCCGCCGCTGGGGGACGAGCGGGTAAATCACTTCCTCTAGAACGCGATCGAGTGACACTTTCCGCACCCGGGCCAAATCCTCAAGCTGTCCGCGGACCAGAGGCGTATCGACGTAACCCGGACACAAGGCGTTTACCGTAATTCCGTGCTCCGCCCCCTCCAAAGCCGCAACCTTCGTGAGTCCGATCAAGCCGTGCTTCGCGCTGTTGTACGCCGCTTTGCCCGCAAATCCGACGAGGCCGTTAATGGAGGCGATATTGAGAATGCGTCCGTAACGCCGCTCCTTCATCATCGGAAAAACGTACTTGATGCCGATGAAGGCTCCCGTCAACATCACCTTGAGCATCCGGTCGAACTGTTCGACCGGAAACTCCTCGATCGGGGCGACGTATTGCAATCCTGCATTGTTCACCAAAATGTCCAGCTTGCCGCTCGCTTTCCGAAACGATTCCAGCGCTTCCGCATACTGCTTCTCGTTAGTCACGTCGCAGTGCATTCCCATCGCACAGCAGCCTTCGGCCCTTAAGGAAGCTGCCGCAGCCATCGCTTTGTCACCGTCCAGATCGGCCAAAGCGACCATCGCTCCCTCTCCGGCGAAGTTCCGCGCGATTTCCAACCCGATTCCGCTGCCCGCTCCCGTGACGAAAGCGGTTTTGCCGGCCAAAAGAACAGACATGTCTTGTCATCTCCATATGAAGTGAATTCCTCGTTATTTCCATTGAGAGCGTTTACACTTTCCATTTTACAGGGTCGAAATTCCCAGGTAAAATTCATATATCGTATGGTTGCCATAACGAATCGTTATCGTGGGGGAGAGAATAATGGAGCTTCGGAACTTGGCGTATGTACTCGAGGTCGCCAAACAGAAGAACATGACCAAGGCGGCGGAGGTGCTCAATACGACGCAGCCCAACCTCAGCAAAATCATCAAAAACATCGAAGCGGAACTCGGCGTCACACTTTTCGATCGTTCCGGAAAAACGTTCAAGCTGACCGACTCCGGCGCCTCTGCCGTTGGCCAATTCCGTGCCATCGTCGAATCCGTCAACGACCTGCATGCCCGCCTTCACGATATTTCCACGCTGGAGAACGGGAGCCTTCTCATCGGCCTTCCTCCGGTGATCAGTTCCGTGTTCTTCCCCCGGGTCGTGGCCCCTTTCAAAAAAAAGTATCCCAAAATCGAGATCCGCATCGTGGAAGAGGGCGCCCAAAAAGTCGAGCAGCTCGTACGCATCGGGGAACTCGACCTGGGCGTAGTGGTCGCTCCTGTCGAAGACGAACAGCTGGGTACGGTGCGTTTCCTCGAACAGAAGCTGTTCGCCGTCCTCAACCGCCGGCATCCTTGTGCAAGCGATGAGTCGGTGGCCTTGGCCTCGCTGCGGGATGACCCTTTTATTTTGTTTCCGCAAGGCTTCTCCGTTCGAAAACATGTCGTCCTGGCCAGCAACCGTCTCGGTTTTGACCCGTCCATCGCCTTCGAGAGCGCCCAATGGGATCTGCTGGCCGAGATGGTCGCTTCCAACATGGGCGTGTCCTTTTTGCCGGAGGCCATTTGCGCCAAAGTCGTGAATCCCGAAGTCCGGCTTCTTCCCTTGACCGATCCCGTGATTCCCTGGAATCTACGGCTGATCTGGAACAAAGAGAGATATGTGTCCTATGCGATCAAGGAATTCGTGCGTCAGGCGGAAGATGCTTCCGGGATGGCGTGAGAAGCGGTCAACTGCAGCTTCGTGCTCGCTTGCTGCATCACTCCGGCGATTCTGCGGCATCCAGGCACAAGATCCAATCCTGATCTCGTCCACTGGCGGGCGCGATGAACCGCCGCTTCCCTTCGGCATTCGGAAAACGGCCGGCCGGTATCCATGCACCATCGCTCGTATTGAACCAGGACGCCTCCGCAAATGGAGCATCCAATACCCCCATGACGACATCCGCGTATAGGCCGTTCGGGCAGAAGACCAGCGCAAACCGTTCGCCGCGAGCCGCAACGCGTCGGCATTCGCCGGGGAGATTTCCGGCTAGGAGCGCCAAGTCCGGGCGCAGCTCCAGCCACCTCCTTGCCTGCATGAGTGCCTTGACGTGTCTCATTTGCTCCGCACCCGGTCGGCGCAGCGCCTCCTTCCAGCCCATAATGAAGAACGGCTCCTCAGGATTAACCCCGACGAAGCCTCCGTCGTTCATCGACCAGACGGAATGGTGTCCGTATGTATGTCCGAAGGCGCCGGAGAGCAGCGCATAATACGCCGCACGGCGCACGTGAACCGCGTCAAAATAACCGTTCTCCGCCTTGAAACGAATCGGCAGGTCCTCGTAGCACGGCTCTGCGTCAAGTACGGGCTTGACCGGCGACATCGCATAGCAGGCGGCGACAAGCTCGTCGTTCGTCGGCTTGGCATGAAGATGGCCCGATTGCACCATGTTGAAGTCAAGCCAAGGCTCATCGTGCAGCTGTCGGGCCGAGCTGTCCGGGCCGGTCGGATGGAAGGTCATAAGGTGGCTCCCGCCGTCGCCTTCGCGCAGCCCCTCCGCCATGGCGCAAACGATTTCGAAGTGCCGGCGGGTATGCAGCGGGCGGTCTCCCCCGAGCACCCAAACAAGACCCGGAACGTCCCTGTATCGGTTTCCAAGCCATTTGCCGTACACGTACGCGTTCTCCACCGTGAAGATTTCAGGCTCCTTCTCCCACGGCCAGCGATGGATCCGGTTCCCCCAAGCAGGCAGTAAGGCAATATAGAGTCCGAGCTCATTGGCTTTGCTTATCGTATAGTCAACATGGTCCCAGTACGAGTAATCTCCCTTAAGGTCCGGCCGTTTCGGGTCTGGAACACCATCCGCGGCGAGCTGGAGCGGTTCCCTTCCGTAGGCGTTCCCCTTCCCGTACGTCTCGTCAAGCTCGGCCAAGGCAACCGCCTGTACGACCGTGAAGCCTTGCTTAGCTCGGGTGGCGAGATAGTACAGGATTTCCTCCCGGTTCAGATTGTGAAAAAGCTCCCACGCGGTATCGCCGAGCCAGTAGAAAGGAATTCCGTCTTCGTGCACCAGGAAACGACGGTTTTCGCTGACCCTGAGCCGCTTCATCGATTTTCCCATTCCCACTCCTCCATTCGTGTTGATGCTCCTCTAACATTACCATCGCGTTTCGGAGACTAGCCATTTCCATTCTTCCGACGTTTGTGACGGATTCAACGACGTTTCTCCCAAAACAAAACGACAAAATTGTCAGGGTGAGACATATAGCTAAACTTATTGCATCGGTCCTGAATAAATTGAAACCGTACATTGGACACGAGGAGGAATTTCAATTCCTGCAATAAGTGTGATTAGGACGATACGAGTAGGAGAGGCTCCGAACGATATCGCGTTAAACCGGCGCACAAACAAGCTATATGTGGCGAACAACCGGAGCAACACCGTATCGGTCATTAACAGCGGCACCAATCGAGTCATCGCGACCATCAAAGGCGTGAAGGGTGCGGCTACGGTTACGGTCAACCCGTGCACGAACCGGATTTACGTCGCGGGATCAGCGGGAAATTTGTTCATTATCGACGGCAGGACGGATACCCTCATCAAAACGTTCAACGTCGGGGGTGCCTTTTCATCGATTGCGGTTAATGTGCGTACGAATCTGGTCTACTCGCTGAACATCGTGAAGAACGCCGTAACCGTCATTGACGGCAAGCTCAAAAAAATCGCAGCGACAATAAAAGTCGGCAAGCAGGTCCTTGCCGGATTACCGAATACGGTCGGTGTCAATCCCTTCGTTAACCGCATCTACGTCTTGAATACAGATGCAGATACGATGTCCGTCATCGACGGGTGCTCGAATAAGGTAGTCAAGACGATCAAAATCGGGAATAAACCCTCTTCGCTTGCCATCAATTTACGTACGGACCGGATTTATGCCGCGACTTCAACGAATGCCGGCTCTGTCGCAGTCGTCGACGGGCGAAATAATAAACTGATCAAGATCATCTCAGGTGTCGGCTCCGTCGGTACCATGGCCATCAACCCGATCACAAACCGGATCTATGCGCCGGATGATACGACAGGCAGCAAAAATGTGGCCGTCATCAGCGGTGCCAACAACAAATTGATTGCCACGGTCGTCAACGGTGAATCCCCGGTGCTGGCAGTCGTGAACCAAAAGCTGAATCGGATTTACGTCGCCACCGCCATTGGGGAATCGTCTCGAGAAAGAGTATTCGTCATCAACGGAGCGAACAACAAGATCATTGCCAACGTCCGAGTCGGTCTGAGCACATTGTCGGGTGTCGTCAACGAAAAGAACAATCGCGTTTACATGGCGAACCAAGGCGAGAACACGATATCGGTGATCGCGGGGTAGTCCCTCGGTTCATAGACAAGGGAGGAAAGATAGATGCCTAGTAGCGGCGGTTCGCTTTGTGATCGGTTCTCAAGGGTGATCGGGGGTGAACCCGGCTTTGCCGGCGGAAAATGCGTCTCGACCATCAATCGGAATCGAATAAGAGCAACCATATTAGGAAAGAGATTTCGAGTCACGTCTTCTTTTTCGTTCGAATCCCTCAATGAAAGAACCGGCAAGTCGCTTTGTTTGGGTAGAGCGGCTTTTTTAGAGAAAGAGGTCAATCCATTTATAAAAGCCATTCGAAATCAAGGAATCAAAGTATCGTCCGTCCATAACGAGTGGCTATTCGATCGACCCCGCCTGATCTATATCAATGTTGAAGCCGTAGAGAGGCCACTTGTCTTTGCAAGAAAAATCAGGAGAGCGTTGGATGCGACTCATTGAGGGTTTCTTTTTATATATAAAAAAAGTGTGTGGTGTCAGAATTGGTGAGAAAATTCATGCATAATCCCTTATGCAGTCAAGCATCATTTTCAAAATTGTTGAGAAGTAACTATGGACTGGCTATTTTGTCAGCTCATTTTTCTAAATTAATGAGAAAAAATGCAACTGGTTAAATGTATAAATATACGGAATGCAGAATGGAATAAGGAAAAAAAATGAGCAACCGCAATGGTTGCTCATACTGTAATTATGATAAATTCATTACTCCTCTGTTTCAAAGTCAAGCTTATTGAGAGCTATGCTATCCTCTTCCATTTAGGCAAGATTGATTTCCTTGATGAGCGCCAAGGGAATTTTAGGCTTTCTGTCTTCAGTGAGCAGCCCATTCACTTCTTGTTGAACATCCGTAAGTTGCGTGTAGCAATAACCACAGATATAGTCCGTGTTTTTTATCGCTTCATGGATCTTCCGAAAACGCTCGATAAAAGCAGCCTCGTCCGCCACTTGATTTCCGTATCCCCAGCCTATTTCGCTCCGGAACGCAATCCCGCCAAACTCGCTGATAATGATTGTCTGTCCGGCATATTCGTAACCTTGTGCAAGCGAAAACTTCCAATTGTTGAAGGCGATTTGATTGTCAACGATCTTCCGTTTATCGGCGTACTGCTTAGAAAATTCTTCGCTGCTCTCCACGTAATCGTGTAGGGTGAGAATATCGGAAATCGTATGCTCCCAGCCGTCATTCGTGATAACGGGACGGAATGGGTCAATAGACTTCGTCAAATGATAAATCCCTTCCGTGAACTTCTGCTGCCGAATATTCGTTCGAATTTGCGCGATCCCCCATGATTCGTTGAAGGGAACCCATGTAATAATACTCGGATGATTATAATGCTGCCGAACGATATCCAGCCATTCCCGGGTAAAGTTGTCGACTGCCGAATCGTTGAATGTATAGGTTGCCGGCATCTCGGACCACACCAACAGACCTTTAACATCAGCCCAGTATAGAAAACGTTCGTCTTCGATTTTCATGTGTTTGCGCACGCCGTTGTAACCCATGGCTAAAATGAGATCGATATCTTGGATGATCGCTTCTTCCGACGGAGGCGTGAGATGGCTTTCTGGCCAATAACCCTGATCCAGAATCAATCTTTGATAAATAGGCGTATTGTTCAGCAGCACTTGGCCGTTTTCGATTGATATTTTTCGCATGCCGAAATACGAGTGCACTTCATCCAGCGCTTCACCATTCAGGAACAATATAAACTCGACGTCGTAAAGATTCGGATGCTGCGGTGTCCATGGACGCATCTTCCATGGGCCGTTTGTTTCATGGATCAGTTCTGTTTCCACCTGAAACGAAGGGCGGTCTACCTTCAATCGGAATTGTTTGATCAATTCTCCGTTAAAAGAGACCCGCGTTTCGAGCTCAAGTCCGTCTGCCGGTAACTCCCCCACCGTTTCGTATTCGAATTGCACAGCATAACGATCTAAGTCAGGCGTCATTTTTACCGATCCAATGTACGTTTGAGAAACGAACTCCATCCACACACTTTGCCAGATTCCCGTCGTTTGGACATAGAAGCATTCGAAGTTATCCTTCACCCAGCGTTGCTTGCCCCGCGGCTGGTCGCAGTTCTGGCTGTCTTCAGCTTTCACGACCAGATTGATCTCGGATGCGTTATCGATGAAGCCAGTAATATCGAACGAG contains:
- a CDS encoding LysR family transcriptional regulator, whose product is MELRNLAYVLEVAKQKNMTKAAEVLNTTQPNLSKIIKNIEAELGVTLFDRSGKTFKLTDSGASAVGQFRAIVESVNDLHARLHDISTLENGSLLIGLPPVISSVFFPRVVAPFKKKYPKIEIRIVEEGAQKVEQLVRIGELDLGVVVAPVEDEQLGTVRFLEQKLFAVLNRRHPCASDESVALASLRDDPFILFPQGFSVRKHVVLASNRLGFDPSIAFESAQWDLLAEMVASNMGVSFLPEAICAKVVNPEVRLLPLTDPVIPWNLRLIWNKERYVSYAIKEFVRQAEDASGMA
- a CDS encoding glycoside hydrolase family 140 protein, which codes for MGKSMKRLRVSENRRFLVHEDGIPFYWLGDTAWELFHNLNREEILYYLATRAKQGFTVVQAVALAELDETYGKGNAYGREPLQLAADGVPDPKRPDLKGDYSYWDHVDYTISKANELGLYIALLPAWGNRIHRWPWEKEPEIFTVENAYVYGKWLGNRYRDVPGLVWVLGGDRPLHTRRHFEIVCAMAEGLREGDGGSHLMTFHPTGPDSSARQLHDEPWLDFNMVQSGHLHAKPTNDELVAACYAMSPVKPVLDAEPCYEDLPIRFKAENGYFDAVHVRRAAYYALLSGAFGHTYGHHSVWSMNDGGFVGVNPEEPFFIMGWKEALRRPGAEQMRHVKALMQARRWLELRPDLALLAGNLPGECRRVAARGERFALVFCPNGLYADVVMGVLDAPFAEASWFNTSDGAWIPAGRFPNAEGKRRFIAPASGRDQDWILCLDAAESPE
- a CDS encoding YncE family protein, which encodes MANNRSNTVSVINSGTNRVIATIKGVKGAATVTVNPCTNRIYVAGSAGNLFIIDGRTDTLIKTFNVGGAFSSIAVNVRTNLVYSLNIVKNAVTVIDGKLKKIAATIKVGKQVLAGLPNTVGVNPFVNRIYVLNTDADTMSVIDGCSNKVVKTIKIGNKPSSLAINLRTDRIYAATSTNAGSVAVVDGRNNKLIKIISGVGSVGTMAINPITNRIYAPDDTTGSKNVAVISGANNKLIATVVNGESPVLAVVNQKLNRIYVATAIGESSRERVFVINGANNKIIANVRVGLSTLSGVVNEKNNRVYMANQGENTISVIAG
- a CDS encoding DUF1259 domain-containing protein, translated to MPSSGGSLCDRFSRVIGGEPGFAGGKCVSTINRNRIRATILGKRFRVTSSFSFESLNERTGKSLCLGRAAFLEKEVNPFIKAIRNQGIKVSSVHNEWLFDRPRLIYINVEAVERPLVFARKIRRALDATH
- a CDS encoding glycoside hydrolase family 2 protein; its protein translation is MYIKDYPRPQFVRDSWLLLNGEWNFRFDDENVGEREKWFDAFETDQKIKVPFTYETQASGIGEELFHPYVWYQRNLEIPKEQSSKKAILHFQAVDYTAKVWVNGKYVGQHQGGYAAFSFDITGFIDNASEINLVVKAEDSQNCDQPRGKQRWVKDNFECFYVQTTGIWQSVWMEFVSQTYIGSVKMTPDLDRYAVQFEYETVGELPADGLELETRVSFNGELIKQFRLKVDRPSFQVETELIHETNGPWKMRPWTPQHPNLYDVEFILFLNGEALDEVHSYFGMRKISIENGQVLLNNTPIYQRLILDQGYWPESHLTPPSEEAIIQDIDLILAMGYNGVRKHMKIEDERFLYWADVKGLLVWSEMPATYTFNDSAVDNFTREWLDIVRQHYNHPSIITWVPFNESWGIAQIRTNIRQQKFTEGIYHLTKSIDPFRPVITNDGWEHTISDILTLHDYVESSEEFSKQYADKRKIVDNQIAFNNWKFSLAQGYEYAGQTIIISEFGGIAFRSEIGWGYGNQVADEAAFIERFRKIHEAIKNTDYICGYCYTQLTDVQQEVNGLLTEDRKPKIPLALIKEINLA